A window from Sebastes fasciatus isolate fSebFas1 chromosome 22, fSebFas1.pri, whole genome shotgun sequence encodes these proteins:
- the LOC141760676 gene encoding uncharacterized protein LOC141760676 isoform X2, which produces MGLTALLWLLFLTSPPSCTTTRARLTLSRSSSQMFRDESVSLSCEEDDGSAGWTLWRNITRDTRTQCGAGWGKPAGSSCSISYMFPQDSGVYWCESTEGATSNTITITVTGGPVILQSPVLPVMEGDDVTLLCRTKTSSNLPADFYKDGALIRTEPAGHMTLHHVSRSDEGLYKCHISSDESPPSWLTVTGKPPFTPPPSTSSTTAFSSSSPPPLLVSVILASLCGLLLLVVLVVLVVLVRRCVRRKPEESDPAPVYSSVKRTEDISDEPNRLRESDPAAAERTTDVIYGPIVIRPHRTREFTPEPEVVYSTLRSTSTPPHQSNQ; this is translated from the exons ATGGGACTCACTGCTCTGCTGTGGCTGCTCT TTCTGACTTCACCGCCGAGCTGCACAACAACCCGAG CTCGTCTGACTCTGAGTCGCAGCAGCTCTCAGATGTTTAGAGATGAGTCTGTCTCTCTGAGCTGTGAGGAGGACGACGGCTCTGCTGgatggactctgtggaggaacATCACCAGAGACACCAGGACTCAGTGTGGTGCTGGCTGGGGAAAACCTGCTGGTTCCTCCTGTAGCATCAGCTACATGTTCCCACAGGACAGTGGAGTTTACTGGTGTGAGTCCACAGAGGGAGCAACCAGtaacaccatcaccatcaccgtcACTG GTGGACCAGTGATCCTGCAGAGTCCTGTCCTCCCTGTGATGGAGGGAGATGACGTCACTCTGCTCTGTAGGACAAAGACGTCCTCCAACCTCCCAGCTGATTTCTATAAAGATGGCGCCCTCATCAGGACTGAGCCTGCAGGTCACATGACCCTCCACCATGTTTCCAGGTCTGATGAAGGCCTCTACAAGTGTCACATCAGCAGTGATGAGTCTCCACccagctggctcactgtcacag GGAAACCCCCCTTCACACCTCCGCCATCGACCTCCTCCACTACggctttctcctcttcctctcctccacctctcttaGTTTCTGTGATTCTTGCATCCCTCTGTGGTCTGCTGCTACTGGTTGTACTGGTTGTACTGGTTGTACTGGTGAGACGATGTGTCCGGAGGAAACCTGAAG AGAGTGATCCAGCTCCAGTCTACTCATCAGTGAAAAGAACAGAAGACATCAGTGATGAACCAAACCGGCTGAGAG AGAGTGacccagctgcagcagaaagaaCTACAGACGTCATTTATGGACCAATAGTGATCAGACCACACAGGACCAGAG AGTTTACACCGGAGCCAGAGGTCGTCTACTCCACACTGAGGTCAACCTCCACACCTCCACACCAGTCCAACCAGTGA
- the LOC141760672 gene encoding uncharacterized protein LOC141760672 produces MLRRHQRSHSEDKPYSCDQCEKEFPTVGMLRQHQRSHSGEKPYSCDQCEKEFTTVGMLRRHQRSYSGERPYSCDQCEKEFTTVGMLRRHQRSYSGERPYSCDQCEKEFTTVGMLRRHQRSHSGERPYSCDQCEKTYKTQGVLKIHQRVNTGEKPYSCDQCEKEFTTVGMLRQHQRSYSGERPYSCDQCEKEFTTVGMLRRHQRSHSGERPYSCDQCEKTYKTQGVLKIHQRVNTGEKPYSCDQCEKEFTTVGMLRRHQRSYSGERPYSCDQCEKEFTTVGMLRRHQRSHSGERPYSCDQCEKTYKTQGVLKIHQRVLTGEKPYWFQECGSKSISAGGLQSHHRR; encoded by the coding sequence ATGCTCAGACGACACCAGCGTTCACACTCTGAAGACAAACCGTACAGCTGTGACCAGTGTGAGAAAGAGTTCCCTACTGTCGGTATGCTCAGACAACACCAGCGTTCACACTCTGGAGAGAAGCCGTACAGCTGTGACCAGTGTGAGAAAGAGTTCACTACTGTCGGTATGCTCAGACGACACCAGCGTTCATACTCTGGAGAGAGACCGTACAGCTGTGACCAGTGTGAGAAAGAGTTCACTACTGTCGGTATGCTCAGACGACACCAGCGTTCATACTCTGGAGAGAGACCGTACAGCTGTGACCAGTGTGAGAAAGAGTTCACTACTGTCGGTATGCTCAGACGACACCAGCGTTCACACTCTGGAGAGAGACCGTACAGCTGTGACCAGTGtgagaaaacatacaaaacacaagGAGTTCTAAAAATACATCAGAGAGTTAACaccggagagaaaccgtacagcTGTGACCAGTGTGAGAAAGAGTTCACTACTGTCGGTATGCTCAGACAACACCAGCGTTCATACTCTGGAGAGAGACCGTACAGCTGTGACCAGTGTGAGAAAGAGTTCACTACTGTCGGTATGCTCAGACGACACCAGCGTTCACACTCTGGAGAGAGACCGTACAGCTGTGACCAGTGtgagaaaacatacaaaacacaagGAGTTCTAAAAATACATCAGAGAGTTAACaccggagagaaaccgtacagcTGTGACCAGTGTGAGAAAGAGTTCACTACTGTCGGTATGCTCAGACGACACCAGCGTTCATACTCTGGAGAGAGACCGTACAGCTGTGACCAGTGTGAGAAAGAGTTCACTACTGTCGGTATGCTCAGACGACACCAGCGTTCACACTCTGGAGAGAGACCGTACAGCTGTGACCAGTGtgagaaaacatacaaaacacaagGAGTTCTAAAAATACATCAGAGAGTTCTCaccggagagaaaccgtactggttTCAGGAGTGTGGCAGTAAATCCATATCAGCAGGAGGACTACAGAGTCACCATCGAAGATAG
- the LOC141760676 gene encoding uncharacterized protein LOC141760676 isoform X1 → MGLTALLWLLFLTSPPSCTTTRARLTLSRSSSQMFRDESVSLSCEEDDGSAGWTLWRNITRDTRTQCGAGWGKPAGSSCSISYMFPQDSGVYWCESTEGATSNTITITVTGGPVILQSPVLPVMEGDDVTLLCRTKTSSNLPADFYKDGALIRTEPAGHMTLHHVSRSDEGLYKCHISSDESPPSWLTVTGKPPFTPPPSTSSTTAFSSSSPPPLLVSVILASLCGLLLLVVLVVLVVLVRRCVRRKPEESDPAPVYSSVKRTEDISDEPNRLRAESDPAAAERTTDVIYGPIVIRPHRTREFTPEPEVVYSTLRSTSTPPHQSNQ, encoded by the exons ATGGGACTCACTGCTCTGCTGTGGCTGCTCT TTCTGACTTCACCGCCGAGCTGCACAACAACCCGAG CTCGTCTGACTCTGAGTCGCAGCAGCTCTCAGATGTTTAGAGATGAGTCTGTCTCTCTGAGCTGTGAGGAGGACGACGGCTCTGCTGgatggactctgtggaggaacATCACCAGAGACACCAGGACTCAGTGTGGTGCTGGCTGGGGAAAACCTGCTGGTTCCTCCTGTAGCATCAGCTACATGTTCCCACAGGACAGTGGAGTTTACTGGTGTGAGTCCACAGAGGGAGCAACCAGtaacaccatcaccatcaccgtcACTG GTGGACCAGTGATCCTGCAGAGTCCTGTCCTCCCTGTGATGGAGGGAGATGACGTCACTCTGCTCTGTAGGACAAAGACGTCCTCCAACCTCCCAGCTGATTTCTATAAAGATGGCGCCCTCATCAGGACTGAGCCTGCAGGTCACATGACCCTCCACCATGTTTCCAGGTCTGATGAAGGCCTCTACAAGTGTCACATCAGCAGTGATGAGTCTCCACccagctggctcactgtcacag GGAAACCCCCCTTCACACCTCCGCCATCGACCTCCTCCACTACggctttctcctcttcctctcctccacctctcttaGTTTCTGTGATTCTTGCATCCCTCTGTGGTCTGCTGCTACTGGTTGTACTGGTTGTACTGGTTGTACTGGTGAGACGATGTGTCCGGAGGAAACCTGAAG AGAGTGATCCAGCTCCAGTCTACTCATCAGTGAAAAGAACAGAAGACATCAGTGATGAACCAAACCGGCTGAGAG cAGAGAGTGacccagctgcagcagaaagaaCTACAGACGTCATTTATGGACCAATAGTGATCAGACCACACAGGACCAGAG AGTTTACACCGGAGCCAGAGGTCGTCTACTCCACACTGAGGTCAACCTCCACACCTCCACACCAGTCCAACCAGTGA